The Streptomyces sp. NBC_01775 genome includes a region encoding these proteins:
- a CDS encoding HAD family hydrolase, whose amino-acid sequence MSALIPVPVAALPRPRAVVFDCDGTLMDTLPCADMAYDAMFARRDRRCPDALRTALTGVAVDDAGEVLVRELGGSAPALSEELNAELVAAVGTAARPLPGALDAVRRAAAVLPVAIASNSFRALLDKTLAKGGLAALVPVTVAGDEVARPKPAPDVYAAACAALGVPPGEAVAVEDTALGIRAAASAGLTVIGIGTPATCPGAHAYVTGLDDPALAAWPPPASPGAAPFTAAPFTTAPAPVPDR is encoded by the coding sequence GTGAGCGCCCTCATCCCCGTCCCCGTCGCCGCGCTGCCGCGCCCCCGTGCCGTCGTCTTCGACTGCGACGGCACGCTCATGGACACCCTGCCGTGCGCGGACATGGCCTACGACGCGATGTTCGCGCGCCGCGACCGCCGCTGCCCCGACGCGCTGCGCACCGCGCTGACCGGGGTGGCGGTGGACGACGCGGGCGAGGTGCTCGTCCGCGAACTGGGCGGAAGCGCGCCCGCGCTGAGCGAGGAGCTGAACGCCGAACTGGTCGCCGCCGTCGGCACGGCGGCGCGTCCGCTGCCCGGGGCGCTGGACGCCGTACGGCGCGCCGCCGCCGTTCTCCCCGTCGCCATCGCCAGCAACAGCTTCCGCGCCCTGCTCGACAAGACGCTCGCCAAGGGCGGCCTGGCCGCGCTGGTCCCGGTCACCGTCGCCGGGGACGAGGTGGCGCGTCCCAAGCCCGCGCCCGATGTGTACGCCGCCGCCTGCGCGGCCCTCGGCGTACCGCCCGGCGAGGCGGTCGCCGTGGAGGACACCGCGCTGGGCATCCGCGCTGCGGCCTCCGCCGGGTTGACGGTCATCGGGATCGGTACCCCCGCCACCTGCCCGGGAGCGCACGCGTACGTCACCGGGCTGGACGACCCGGCGCTGGCCGCGTGGCCGCCGCCCGCATCCCCCGGGGCGGCACCGTTCACAGCAGCACCCTTCACAACAGCACCGGCACCAGTTCCGGATCGGTGA
- a CDS encoding class II fructose-bisphosphate aldolase, with product MPLTPTPDLVAKGPIPAFNIIQLEHITAILGGAARAGRPVILQISENAVRYHGALAPLAAAALQAADRAAVPAAVHLDHATDPALVEEAVELGLQSVMFDASALEYEANVRATAEVVAACHARGVWVEAELGEVGGKDGVHAPGARTDPDEAAAYVAATGVDALAVAVGSSHAMRTRDAALDFALIRRLRAALDVPLVLHGSSGVSDEDLAEAVTAGMTKINMSTHLNIRFTRAVREALDARPDLVDPRKYLAPGREAVAEEVARLTALLSGAPAVDAPAVEGEVTK from the coding sequence ATGCCACTCACCCCCACCCCCGACCTCGTCGCCAAGGGCCCGATCCCGGCCTTCAACATCATCCAGCTCGAACACATCACAGCCATCCTCGGCGGAGCCGCCCGCGCCGGGCGCCCCGTCATCCTCCAGATCAGCGAGAACGCCGTGCGCTACCACGGCGCCCTCGCCCCCCTGGCCGCCGCGGCCCTCCAGGCCGCGGACCGCGCGGCGGTCCCCGCCGCCGTGCATCTCGATCACGCGACGGACCCGGCCCTGGTCGAGGAGGCCGTCGAACTCGGGCTCCAGTCCGTGATGTTCGACGCCTCGGCCCTGGAGTACGAGGCGAACGTCCGGGCGACCGCCGAGGTCGTCGCCGCGTGCCACGCCCGCGGCGTGTGGGTCGAGGCCGAGCTGGGCGAGGTCGGCGGGAAGGACGGGGTGCACGCGCCGGGGGCGCGTACCGACCCCGACGAGGCGGCGGCGTACGTCGCCGCGACCGGCGTGGACGCGCTCGCCGTCGCCGTCGGCAGCTCGCACGCGATGCGCACCCGCGACGCCGCGCTCGACTTCGCCCTCATCCGGCGGCTGCGCGCCGCGCTGGACGTACCGCTGGTGCTGCACGGCTCGTCCGGGGTGAGCGACGAGGATCTCGCCGAGGCCGTCACCGCCGGGATGACGAAAATCAACATGTCGACGCACCTCAACATCCGCTTCACGCGTGCCGTGCGCGAAGCGCTGGACGCACGCCCCGACCTGGTCGATCCGCGCAAGTACCTCGCGCCGGGCCGCGAGGCGGTCGCGGAAGAGGTCGCCCGGCTGACGGCGCTGCTGAGCGGCGCCCCCGCCGTGGACGCCCCCGCCGTGGAGGGGGAGGTCACCAAGTGA
- a CDS encoding 1-phosphofructokinase family hexose kinase has translation MIVTLTPNPSIDRTLTVPEYVPGEVNRSAPCGLEPSGKGINVSLALHAQHRPTRAVLPLGGPDGAVLAQMLDQAGLEFTGVPVEGPVRSNVTIVEAGGRVTKVNEPGPELSSDETVALLEGTAKAAQDAGWLLAAGSLPRGVAPDFYARLLDGVRGSGAVARVAVDSSGPALATAIRRSPDLIKPNVHELAEAAGAVGAPASVRTLGDALDAARRLQDAGAGTVLASLGVDGVLLVEREAEAVHAEARVLRPQNTVGAGDALLAGFLGAGGAGPDALREALRWASGAIMRAGTLLGAHIDDAGFALRVHDEVDRRRALTLD, from the coding sequence ATGATCGTCACCCTCACCCCCAACCCGAGCATCGACCGCACCCTGACGGTGCCCGAGTACGTCCCCGGCGAGGTCAACCGCTCCGCGCCCTGCGGCCTGGAGCCCAGCGGCAAGGGCATCAACGTCTCCCTCGCGCTCCACGCCCAGCACCGGCCGACCCGCGCGGTGCTCCCGCTCGGCGGCCCCGACGGTGCGGTGCTCGCCCAGATGCTGGACCAGGCCGGGCTGGAGTTCACCGGGGTGCCCGTGGAGGGCCCGGTGCGCAGCAACGTCACCATCGTCGAGGCCGGCGGGCGGGTGACCAAGGTCAACGAGCCCGGCCCCGAGCTGTCCTCCGACGAGACGGTCGCCCTCTTGGAGGGCACCGCGAAGGCCGCCCAGGACGCCGGCTGGCTGCTCGCGGCCGGCAGCCTGCCGCGCGGTGTCGCCCCCGACTTCTACGCCCGGCTCCTGGACGGGGTGCGCGGCTCGGGAGCCGTCGCCCGGGTCGCGGTCGACAGCTCGGGCCCCGCGCTGGCCACCGCGATCCGGCGCTCGCCCGACCTGATCAAGCCGAACGTCCACGAACTCGCGGAGGCGGCGGGGGCGGTGGGCGCTCCCGCGTCCGTACGGACGCTCGGCGACGCGCTGGACGCAGCCCGGCGCCTCCAGGACGCCGGCGCCGGAACGGTCCTGGCCAGCCTCGGAGTCGACGGAGTGCTCCTCGTCGAGCGGGAGGCGGAGGCGGTGCACGCCGAGGCGCGGGTGCTGCGGCCCCAGAACACAGTGGGGGCGGGGGACGCGCTGCTCGCCGGCTTCCTGGGGGCCGGTGGCGCGGGACCCGACGCACTGCGCGAGGCCCTGCGCTGGGCCTCCGGCGCGATCATGCGCGCCGGGACGTTGCTGGGGGCCCACATCGATGACGCGGGGTTCGCACTCCGCGTCCACGACGAGGTCGACCGGCGTCGTGCGCTGACCCTCGATTGA
- a CDS encoding helix-turn-helix domain-containing protein, giving the protein MTTRSSTVRPSTVLGRQLGDELRRLREAAGKSTADAAEAADCTKAKISRIENGRVPVRLPDLDALLHAYGVKESTLRERLTSLARRANRRRREGWWNQYGSVLEDTYRDYITLEAIADSVRTFQAQLVPGLLQTADYARAVAVASQHWQEADEIEQFVTTRLTRQERLTDEPSLRVWAVLSEAVLMQQVGGPTVMRDQLAHLASMAELPNVTVQVLPFDRGAHPSMFGPYVVLGFPQEAALNVVLTDNPTGSMWLEQEHEVVRYSDLFDSARTGSLSPVESCALIKRRAKEHRTS; this is encoded by the coding sequence ATGACTACGAGGAGCAGTACCGTCCGTCCGTCGACCGTTCTCGGGCGCCAGCTCGGCGACGAGCTGCGCAGGCTTCGCGAGGCAGCGGGGAAGTCCACCGCTGACGCGGCAGAAGCCGCCGACTGCACGAAGGCGAAGATCAGCCGCATCGAGAACGGGCGCGTTCCCGTGCGGCTGCCGGACCTCGATGCGCTGCTCCACGCATACGGCGTGAAGGAATCGACCTTGCGCGAACGGCTCACGTCCCTCGCCCGCAGGGCCAACCGGCGCCGTCGCGAAGGCTGGTGGAACCAGTACGGCTCGGTCCTGGAGGACACGTACCGCGACTACATCACTCTCGAAGCCATCGCGGACTCGGTCCGCACGTTCCAGGCTCAGCTTGTGCCGGGGCTCCTTCAGACCGCCGACTACGCCCGCGCGGTCGCTGTCGCCTCCCAGCACTGGCAGGAGGCCGACGAGATCGAGCAGTTCGTCACCACCCGGCTCACCCGTCAGGAACGTCTGACGGACGAACCGTCCCTCCGAGTCTGGGCCGTTCTCTCGGAAGCGGTGCTGATGCAACAGGTCGGTGGCCCGACCGTCATGCGGGACCAGTTGGCGCACCTCGCCTCGATGGCGGAGCTGCCGAACGTCACGGTGCAGGTCCTGCCGTTCGACCGTGGAGCGCATCCGAGTATGTTCGGGCCGTACGTGGTACTGGGATTTCCACAAGAGGCAGCACTGAATGTGGTGTTGACGGACAACCCGACCGGCTCCATGTGGCTGGAGCAGGAGCATGAAGTCGTGCGATACAGCGATCTGTTCGACTCCGCACGCACCGGTTCGCTGTCCCCGGTGGAGTCCTGTGCCCTCATCAAGCGCAGGGCCAAGGAGCACAGAACATCATGA
- a CDS encoding DUF6531 domain-containing protein encodes MSIEDEARSILEKIGLTWPDGDPDQLREAAKAWRAFAETVDDVKVATNHSARSIIDVNSGKAIDAFEKFWSRYVGEGDKGWLRDLPKSARSMAKGLDELADEIDTAMSQLWTEISISASVIVGGILLTGPTLGASDLAATAAARSIIALGATLRVSISATAARIVAGVLAGYAFAGVESAALDLAVAQPMRILAGNQDGVSLDEVSKAAKTGSLFGAAMGPFAAVNAAARPPMLRRPSSLRDDLIPASARSFKETPVKGEPVDVATGAMLMEQTDLSLPASLPFTFSRTHLSSYRAGVCFGPTWTSTLDEQVQLDAEGVVFAAADGMRLVYPVPEPDAPVLPERGPRWPLEWDGKPDGVMTVTDPDTGIVRTFAHPGPTQDDTTVRLPVESWQDRNGARIEVDRNADGVPTAIRHSGGYHLAVESEGQRVTALWLLDEEPSAYTLQDGPAGRPGTLVARYGYDAAGNLAEVVNSSGKALRFTYDDAGRMLVWQDRNGVWFRYEYDAVGRVVRTRGVDGIYDGTFAYDDPARTTTYTDSLGQRTVCRYDANGKVVAETDPLGHTTRTAWNERGTEPLSVADPLGRTTHYAYDADGNLTSVTLPDGSCASATYNELRQPLTVTEPGGGQWHHAYDELGNLTRTTDPAGARTVYRYNERGHLTAVTDALGHTRAIAPDRAGLPAAVTDALDHTTRVVRDTFGRVSEITDPLGHMTRMAWTPEGMPSWREDAEGGRETWTWDGEGNLLTHTDPAGHTTRHTPAPFDVPATRTEADGATYSFGYDTEMRLTTVTNPQGLHWRYEYDSAGRLVAETDFNGATLTYELDPAGQMLARTNAAGQTLSYTRDPLGRVTAQQDASTGAETTLAYDTAGELIRAANPDSEVTLTRDALGRVLTETVNGRTTSYAYDALGRRTRRTTPSGLTSTWTYDAEGRPLELATDHGALTFTHDAASRETERRCGDVVLSQTWDDADRLTIQAARAGGGSALLQHRTYTYRPDGHLTEITELATGTRRFDLDPVGRVTGVRAHGWRETYAYDTAGNVTSADAPAHESAGDRDIAGTLVHRAGRTTYAYDAAGRRTSTCRRLLNGQTRTWTYTWNAEDRLTHATTPHGTWTYTYDPMGRRTSKTGPDSSGLTFAWDGTRLAEQTTAEGNTTTWDYAPGTHRPLCQTDHTPLVRSKDESLLTKLKNPTATTPLFHAVLTDLTGTPTELVTPDGHVAWHPRTTLWGTPLPAPHDPPGPACPLRFPGQYADPETGLNYNYFRYYDPATARYLTPDPLGLEAAPNQHSYVNNPLAWVDPLGLAKCLDGMSQSGQRPAKGKRTHAGREYQKHMARGDLATVPGKELDSAGQDLLDDILTNSRSVQVPVTSGNFAGGTRYVMPDPSGGRGFGATFDSNGDFQYFGRY; translated from the coding sequence GTGAGCATCGAGGACGAGGCGCGGTCGATCCTGGAGAAGATCGGCCTCACCTGGCCCGACGGTGACCCCGACCAGCTCCGCGAGGCCGCCAAGGCGTGGCGGGCCTTCGCCGAGACCGTCGATGACGTCAAGGTTGCGACGAACCATTCCGCGCGCTCGATCATCGACGTCAACAGCGGTAAGGCCATCGACGCGTTCGAGAAGTTCTGGTCCCGCTATGTCGGCGAGGGCGACAAGGGATGGCTGCGTGATCTCCCCAAGTCCGCGCGCTCCATGGCCAAAGGGCTGGACGAACTCGCCGATGAGATCGACACGGCGATGTCCCAGTTGTGGACCGAGATCAGCATCAGCGCCTCGGTCATCGTCGGCGGCATCCTTCTGACAGGTCCCACCCTCGGCGCCTCGGACCTCGCCGCAACCGCTGCCGCGCGCAGCATCATCGCTCTCGGTGCCACGCTGCGCGTGTCCATATCCGCCACCGCGGCCCGGATCGTCGCCGGTGTGCTGGCGGGCTATGCGTTCGCCGGAGTGGAGAGCGCCGCCCTCGACCTGGCTGTCGCACAGCCCATGCGGATACTGGCGGGCAATCAGGACGGCGTCAGCCTGGATGAGGTCAGCAAGGCAGCCAAGACCGGCTCGCTGTTCGGCGCCGCCATGGGCCCGTTCGCCGCAGTGAACGCCGCGGCCAGGCCGCCGATGCTGCGGCGGCCCTCCTCGCTGCGGGACGACCTGATTCCCGCGAGCGCACGGTCGTTCAAGGAGACGCCGGTCAAGGGGGAGCCGGTCGACGTCGCGACCGGCGCGATGCTGATGGAGCAGACCGACCTTTCGCTGCCCGCGTCTCTCCCGTTCACGTTCTCCCGTACGCACCTTTCCTCGTATCGCGCGGGTGTGTGCTTCGGACCGACGTGGACGTCCACGCTCGACGAGCAGGTCCAGCTCGACGCGGAGGGCGTGGTCTTCGCGGCAGCGGACGGCATGCGACTTGTCTACCCGGTGCCGGAGCCGGACGCTCCCGTCCTGCCGGAGAGAGGCCCGCGCTGGCCGCTGGAGTGGGACGGCAAGCCGGACGGGGTCATGACGGTCACCGACCCGGACACCGGCATCGTGCGCACCTTCGCGCACCCGGGCCCCACCCAGGACGACACGACCGTACGACTTCCCGTCGAGTCCTGGCAGGACCGCAACGGCGCCCGTATCGAGGTGGACCGGAACGCGGACGGCGTGCCTACGGCGATACGCCACTCCGGCGGCTACCACCTCGCTGTCGAGAGCGAGGGGCAGCGTGTGACGGCGCTGTGGCTGCTGGATGAGGAGCCGTCTGCCTACACCCTCCAGGACGGGCCGGCCGGCAGGCCCGGCACGCTCGTCGCGCGCTACGGATACGACGCGGCGGGCAACCTCGCCGAGGTCGTCAACTCCAGCGGGAAGGCCCTGCGCTTCACCTACGACGACGCCGGCCGGATGCTCGTGTGGCAGGACCGCAACGGCGTGTGGTTCCGCTATGAGTACGACGCGGTGGGTCGCGTCGTCCGTACCCGGGGCGTCGACGGGATCTACGACGGCACCTTCGCCTACGACGATCCCGCACGCACCACCACATACACCGACTCGCTGGGACAGCGCACGGTGTGCCGCTACGACGCCAACGGCAAGGTTGTCGCCGAGACCGACCCGCTCGGCCACACCACGCGCACCGCCTGGAACGAGCGCGGCACCGAACCCCTGTCGGTCGCCGACCCACTGGGCCGCACCACCCACTACGCCTACGACGCCGACGGCAATCTCACCTCCGTGACCCTGCCCGACGGCTCGTGTGCGTCAGCCACCTACAACGAGCTGCGCCAGCCGCTCACCGTCACCGAACCGGGCGGCGGCCAGTGGCACCACGCCTACGACGAACTGGGCAACCTCACCCGCACCACGGACCCTGCCGGGGCGAGGACCGTCTATCGGTACAACGAGCGCGGCCACCTGACCGCCGTCACCGACGCGCTCGGTCACACCCGCGCCATCGCCCCCGACCGGGCCGGGCTCCCGGCCGCCGTGACGGACGCACTTGACCACACCACACGCGTCGTGCGGGATACCTTCGGCCGCGTCAGCGAGATCACCGACCCGCTCGGCCACATGACACGTATGGCCTGGACGCCCGAGGGCATGCCGTCGTGGCGGGAGGACGCGGAAGGCGGGCGCGAGACCTGGACGTGGGACGGGGAGGGCAACCTCCTCACCCACACCGACCCCGCGGGCCACACCACCCGCCACACTCCGGCCCCCTTCGACGTCCCCGCCACCCGCACCGAGGCGGACGGCGCGACGTACTCTTTCGGTTACGACACCGAGATGCGGCTGACCACCGTCACCAACCCGCAGGGCCTGCACTGGCGTTATGAGTACGACTCCGCCGGCCGCCTCGTCGCGGAGACCGACTTCAACGGCGCCACGCTCACCTACGAGCTCGACCCCGCGGGGCAGATGCTGGCCCGCACCAACGCCGCAGGGCAGACCCTCAGTTACACGCGCGACCCGCTCGGCCGCGTCACCGCACAACAGGACGCCTCCACGGGTGCGGAGACCACACTCGCCTACGACACGGCCGGCGAACTCATACGGGCGGCGAACCCCGACAGCGAGGTCACGCTCACCCGCGACGCGCTGGGCCGCGTCCTCACCGAGACGGTCAACGGCAGGACTACGTCGTACGCCTACGACGCACTCGGCAGACGCACCCGCCGCACCACGCCCTCCGGTCTGACCTCCACCTGGACCTACGACGCCGAAGGCCGCCCGCTGGAGCTGGCCACCGACCACGGCGCCCTGACCTTCACGCACGACGCGGCGAGCCGAGAGACCGAACGCCGCTGCGGCGACGTCGTCCTGTCACAGACGTGGGACGACGCCGACCGCCTCACGATCCAGGCCGCACGCGCGGGCGGTGGCTCCGCACTCCTCCAGCACCGCACGTACACCTACCGCCCTGACGGCCACCTCACAGAGATCACCGAACTGGCCACCGGTACCCGCCGCTTCGACCTCGACCCCGTAGGCCGCGTCACCGGCGTCCGCGCCCACGGCTGGCGCGAGACCTACGCCTACGACACAGCGGGCAACGTGACCTCCGCCGACGCCCCCGCGCACGAGTCAGCGGGCGACCGCGACATAGCAGGCACTCTTGTGCACCGCGCGGGACGCACCACATACGCGTACGACGCGGCGGGCCGCCGCACCTCCACGTGCCGCCGCCTCCTCAACGGCCAGACCCGCACCTGGACCTACACCTGGAACGCCGAGGACCGCCTCACCCACGCGACGACGCCGCACGGCACATGGACGTACACATACGACCCCATGGGCCGACGCACCTCCAAGACGGGGCCCGACAGCAGCGGCCTGACCTTCGCCTGGGACGGCACACGGCTGGCGGAACAGACGACGGCCGAGGGCAACACCACCACCTGGGACTACGCCCCAGGCACGCACCGCCCGTTGTGCCAGACCGACCACACCCCTCTCGTCCGCTCCAAGGACGAATCGCTCCTCACAAAACTCAAGAACCCCACCGCCACCACCCCTCTCTTCCACGCGGTCCTCACCGACCTCACCGGTACCCCCACCGAACTGGTCACCCCGGACGGCCATGTGGCGTGGCACCCCCGCACCACCCTCTGGGGCACCCCCCTACCCGCCCCCCACGACCCCCCGGGCCCTGCTTGCCCCCTCCGCTTCCCCGGCCAGTACGCCGACCCCGAAACGGGCCTCAACTACAACTACTTCCGCTACTACGACCCGGCGACGGCGCGCTATCTGACGCCGGACCCGTTGGGACTGGAAGCGGCGCCGAATCAGCACAGCTATGTGAACAACCCGTTGGCGTGGGTCGACCCTCTAGGGCTGGCGAAGTGCCTGGATGGCATGTCGCAGAGCGGTCAGCGGCCGGCCAAGGGGAAGCGGACCCATGCGGGGCGCGAGTACCAAAAGCACATGGCCCGGGGAGACCTGGCGACCGTGCCGGGGAAAGAACTGGACTCTGCGGGGCAGGACCTTTTGGATGACATCCTCACGAATTCCCGTTCAGTGCAAGTCCCAGTGACTTCGGGGAACTTCGCAGGTGGAACACGGTACGTTATGCCGGATCCGTCGGGGGGTAGAGGATTCGGTGCAACTTTCGATTCAAACGGCGATTTTCAGTACTTTGGTAGGTATTAG
- a CDS encoding phospholipase A2: MHKRTLSTAVLTLVLSASALTAGAGTAAAASPGAGTGTGTGTGTNTGTSADATVRQQADQIMNLSYEEFARTPRTTPFNWTTDGCSVPGPFAPYRQVFHLACTQHDFGYRNYGGNHELKLSPTRETKNWIDGRFRTELIRTCENTYKTPLRHQSCLAAADAYYFGVNTTPTADRAFF, encoded by the coding sequence ATGCACAAGCGCACCCTGTCGACGGCCGTTCTCACCCTGGTGCTCTCCGCGAGCGCGCTGACCGCGGGCGCGGGCACCGCGGCGGCGGCGTCGCCTGGTGCCGGCACCGGCACCGGCACCGGCACCGGCACGAACACGGGCACAAGCGCGGACGCCACCGTCCGGCAGCAGGCGGACCAGATCATGAACCTCAGCTACGAGGAGTTCGCGCGGACCCCGCGCACCACCCCGTTCAACTGGACGACCGACGGCTGCTCCGTCCCCGGCCCCTTCGCCCCCTACCGCCAGGTCTTCCACCTGGCCTGCACCCAGCACGACTTCGGATACCGCAACTACGGCGGCAACCACGAGCTGAAGCTCAGCCCCACCCGCGAGACCAAGAACTGGATTGACGGCCGCTTCCGCACCGAACTGATCCGCACCTGCGAGAACACCTACAAGACCCCGCTCAGGCACCAGAGCTGTCTGGCGGCGGCCGACGCGTACTACTTCGGGGTCAACACGACCCCCACGGCCGACCGGGCGTTCTTCTGA
- a CDS encoding DUF397 domain-containing protein: MTNARHDHTDLTAASWRTSTYSGGNNECVEVAINLPHSVPVRDTKNKGAGPILRIAHGSWAAFLAGLR, translated from the coding sequence ATGACCAACGCACGCCACGACCACACCGACCTCACAGCCGCGTCATGGCGGACGAGCACCTATAGCGGCGGGAACAACGAGTGCGTGGAGGTCGCCATCAACCTCCCCCACAGCGTCCCCGTCCGCGACACCAAGAACAAAGGTGCGGGCCCCATCCTGCGGATTGCGCACGGCAGTTGGGCGGCGTTCCTGGCGGGCCTCAGATAG
- a CDS encoding ATP-binding protein: MSQHDQLREPYEASCRLPRGRQSVARARALVRAVLTAWEVDAGVTEDAELVVSELVTNAVRAPAPSDRQVAVRVVRPDEAAVRLEVGDAGEGRPAPRVPAPGDEGGYGLLLVEALAYQWGTERRPGGVGKTVWAELRAPAHDGEVTASAVTVCAGHHVHARGAWHTVRGVRGERFATGALAIVLTLDEGPALRVPATEKLTVRRAVRG, translated from the coding sequence ATGTCCCAGCACGACCAGCTCCGAGAGCCGTACGAGGCGAGCTGCCGCCTGCCCCGGGGCAGGCAAAGCGTGGCGAGGGCGCGAGCCCTCGTGCGGGCGGTGCTCACCGCGTGGGAGGTGGACGCCGGGGTGACGGAGGACGCGGAGCTGGTCGTGTCGGAGCTGGTGACCAACGCGGTGCGGGCGCCCGCGCCGAGCGACCGGCAGGTCGCCGTCCGGGTGGTACGGCCGGACGAGGCGGCCGTACGACTGGAGGTCGGCGACGCGGGCGAGGGGCGCCCCGCGCCAAGAGTGCCGGCGCCCGGCGACGAGGGCGGGTACGGGCTGCTGCTCGTGGAGGCGCTCGCCTACCAATGGGGCACGGAACGCCGACCGGGCGGCGTGGGCAAAACCGTGTGGGCCGAACTACGCGCCCCCGCCCACGATGGCGAGGTCACAGCCTCGGCCGTCACCGTGTGCGCGGGCCACCACGTACACGCTCGCGGTGCGTGGCACACGGTGCGCGGCGTGCGAGGCGAGCGCTTCGCCACGGGCGCCCTCGCCATCGTCCTCACCCTGGACGAGGGCCCCGCCCTGCGCGTCCCGGCGACGGAAAAGCTGACGGTGCGGCGCGCGGTCCGGGGCTGA
- a CDS encoding M81 family metallopeptidase — protein sequence MEKHGAGRAQRVGIGGMAIESSGFCPHRTSYEDFRVTRGADLLGRYAWTGPADPMAADVEWVPLVHAVALPGGPVELETFGRIRDELVGRIREAGPLDGIVYDIHGAMSVFGLTDAEAELTAAVREAAGPDTLISAAMDPHGNVSHEFARHLDLLTAHRLAPHEDAWETRERAARNLVDRLTSGAGRPHRAWVQVPVLLPGEKTSTRLEPAKSLYGSLASVEALEGITDAAVWVGYAWADEPRCRAAVVVTGDDAELALAQAAMLARRYWEARHDFTFVGPTGQLDECVAKAVAATARPFLISDSGDNPTAGGAGDLAYALSRLLAHEDLASGRATALHPGITDPAAVDACFAAGRGARVTLRVGGRVSAGTGPHAEPYELTGEVVSLQVLDGCRAAGVRRGGVTAVLTERRKPFHTLADFGELDPRAYDLVVVKLGYLEPELYEMAAGWLLALTPGGVDQDLPRLGHHRVIRPLYPFDDADFTDPELVPVLL from the coding sequence ATGGAGAAACACGGGGCCGGCCGCGCGCAGCGCGTCGGCATCGGCGGGATGGCCATCGAGTCCAGCGGATTCTGTCCGCACCGCACCAGTTACGAGGACTTCCGCGTCACCCGTGGCGCGGACCTGCTGGGGCGCTACGCCTGGACGGGTCCGGCCGACCCGATGGCCGCCGACGTCGAGTGGGTGCCGCTGGTGCACGCGGTCGCGCTGCCCGGGGGGCCGGTCGAGCTGGAGACGTTCGGGCGGATCCGTGACGAACTCGTCGGCCGCATACGTGAGGCCGGCCCCCTCGACGGGATCGTCTACGACATCCACGGCGCCATGAGCGTGTTCGGCCTCACCGACGCCGAGGCCGAACTGACCGCCGCCGTCCGGGAGGCGGCCGGGCCCGACACCCTGATCTCCGCGGCGATGGACCCGCACGGCAACGTCTCCCACGAGTTCGCCCGCCATCTCGACCTGCTCACCGCGCACCGCCTCGCCCCGCACGAGGACGCCTGGGAGACGCGGGAGCGCGCCGCGCGCAACCTCGTCGACCGCCTCACCAGCGGCGCGGGCCGCCCGCACCGCGCCTGGGTGCAGGTGCCGGTGCTGCTGCCCGGCGAGAAGACCAGCACCCGGCTGGAGCCCGCCAAGTCCCTCTACGGCTCGCTGGCCTCCGTCGAGGCGCTGGAGGGGATCACGGACGCGGCGGTCTGGGTGGGCTACGCCTGGGCGGACGAGCCGCGCTGCCGCGCCGCCGTGGTCGTCACCGGCGACGACGCCGAACTCGCCCTGGCCCAGGCCGCCATGCTGGCCCGTCGCTACTGGGAGGCGCGGCACGACTTCACCTTCGTCGGGCCCACCGGGCAGCTGGACGAGTGCGTCGCCAAGGCGGTCGCCGCCACGGCCCGCCCGTTCCTGATCAGCGACTCGGGCGACAACCCCACAGCGGGCGGCGCCGGCGACCTCGCGTACGCGCTCAGCCGGCTGCTGGCGCACGAGGACCTCGCCTCGGGCCGGGCGACGGCCCTGCACCCGGGCATCACCGATCCGGCCGCTGTCGACGCCTGCTTCGCGGCGGGCCGGGGCGCACGGGTCACCCTGCGCGTCGGCGGCCGAGTGAGCGCGGGTACGGGGCCGCACGCCGAGCCGTACGAGCTGACCGGCGAGGTGGTCTCGCTCCAAGTCCTCGACGGCTGCCGGGCGGCGGGCGTCCGGCGGGGCGGCGTCACAGCGGTCCTCACCGAGCGCCGCAAGCCGTTCCACACCCTGGCCGACTTCGGCGAACTGGACCCGCGCGCCTACGACCTGGTCGTCGTCAAGCTCGGCTACCTGGAGCCGGAGCTGTACGAGATGGCTGCCGGCTGGCTCCTCGCGCTGACCCCCGGCGGCGTCGACCAGGACCTGCCGCGCCTGGGCCATCACCGCGTCATCCGGCCTCTCTACCCCTTCGACGACGCGGACTTCACCGATCCGGAACTGGTGCCGGTGCTGTTGTGA